Proteins encoded together in one Acanthochromis polyacanthus isolate Apoly-LR-REF ecotype Palm Island chromosome 12, KAUST_Apoly_ChrSc, whole genome shotgun sequence window:
- the pbxip1b gene encoding pre-B-cell leukemia homeobox interacting protein 1b isoform X4, with the protein MSGGSGANNSWTILSSEEPVAETLRPLAEGTEQNEENQTSTSGSGENNQPANAAEGPALLDDTVSEEKPAELSEASEPTAVTEAPISSALEASGSSVHEVGQTEGSSEGPAELSPDPDSSSESYTCVTSSPDEPPASLLSTETVGSAAFAPDEEKLNRDETLHRHLNGEELHLEGEESERQRSADLGKQADSPEDSEAGEKTGEEGEPEVRRRRSLLAALERVGRREEEEEDEDFQVPQREEDSGFSVNKCILGAVILLGLGTIFFSGVFMDLDEESDYGPADVKGAEVPGKQEWLNPEAPPPPVDADSSQLLNKLAEGSQQISVLQAQLQAQKEELKVAKGQAAEGAKERRHWEEVEKENTAEQAAHVKPTTSPPTGQLEDSRQAKKPWDDQKEKKKKVKYDMGEKKEWKEKSAWKGEDKKERKDGGKKEKREQGTFEKEGKHKRQNDEAKQWKKEKMSRGDEGKPWKNREGKKEWIGKGEKKEWKEEKERKKVKHEKVNEGKQWKGGKDHGERHKGKDEWKGEKEWKKVKDGYKESGKEKWEKKDWKEKGEKKEWKKESEWKDKGKGERKHFEGGKNHGKERSGKDERKQWNEQEWSRNGKHDKEWKRKDEKEEEWKRGKQKEKKHNGDGKKEKWEKSDKFTGHHVHGEDHLYADGKQPHSHRKPSLDQPEYWQQRKDRLQRNPKPPQHCSSLETCAQAERLRPVALPDFEAVLQTYLAKAEEAGVDESKREELRKLAAEFFKDGVFVHDQMSFQEFAEDVGDILEDMVEGDEEDSAIEEEMEAFEREVMETFSIPGEKEERIKSEWRKEGERGRG; encoded by the exons ATGTCTGGTGGCAGCGGCGCTAACAACAGCTGGACCATCCTCTCTTCTGAG GAACCTGTTGCTGAAACCCTGAGGCCTTTGGCAGAGGGGACGGAGCAGAATGAAGAAAACCAGACGTCTACATCAG GTTCTGGGGAGAACAACCAGCCTGCGAACGCTGCAGAAGGACCGGCCCTGCTGGACGACACA GTGTCAGAAGAAAAACCAGCAGAGCTAAGCGAGGCCTCCGAGCCCACAGCTGTCACCGAAGCCCCCATTTCTTCCGCTCTGGAGGCCTCTGGCAGCTCCGTCCATGAAGTCGGCCAGACGGAGGGCTCATCTGAGGGCCCGGCGGAGCTCAGCCCCGACCCCGATTCCTCCTCCGAATCCTACACCTGCGTCACCTCCTCCCCTGACGAGCCTCCAGCCTCGCTGCTGAGCACCGAGACCGTCGGGAGTGCGGCGTTCGCGCCGGACGAAGAGAAGCTCAATCGGGACGAGACGCTGCATCGTCACCTGAACGGGGAGGAGCTTCACCTGGAAGGGGAGGAGTCGGAGCGCCAGAGGTCGGCCGACTTGGGGAAACAGGCAG ACTCCCCTGAGGATTCGGAGGCGGGTGAGAAgacgggggaggagggggagccGGAGGTGAGGAGGAGAAGGTCTCTCCTGGCAGCGCTGGAGAGGGTcggaaggagagaggaggaggaggaagatgaagacttCCAGGTGCCACAGCGGGAGGAAGACAGCGGCTTCTCTGTGAACAAGTGCATCCTGGGAGCCGTGATCCTGTTGGGCCTCGGCACCATCTTCTTCTCAG GTGTTTTCATGGACCTGGATGAGG AAAGCGACTACGGCCCGGCGGATGTGAAAGGTGCAGAAGTACCAGGAAAACAG GAGTGGCTTAATCCAGAGGCCCCTCCGCCCCCAGTGGACGCCGACAGTTCGCAGCTTCTAAATAAGTTAGCAGAAGGGAGCCAGCAGATTTCGGTGTTACAGGCCCAGCTTCAG GCACAGAAAGAGGAGCTAAAAGTAGCCAAGGGACAGGCAGCAGAGGGAGCGAAGGAGCGTCGGCActgggaggaggtggagaaggaAAACA cagctgagcaGGCAGCTCATGTGAAGCCCACTACATCACCCCCTACTGGTCAGTTAGAAGACAGCAGGCAAGCTAAGAAGCCATGGGACGaccagaaagagaagaagaagaaagtcaaATACGACATGGGCGAGAAGAAAGAGTGGAAAGAGAAATCTGCATGGAAGGGAGAAGATAAAAAGGAGCGGAAAGACGGCggtaaaaaggaaaaacgcgAGCAGGGAACGTTTGAGAAGGAAGGAAAGCATAAGAGGCAAAACGATGAAGCAAAACAGTGGAAGAAAGAGAAGATGAGCAGAGGGGACGAAGGAAAGCCTTGGAAGAATcgggaaggaaagaaagagtgGATAGGAAAGGGCGAGAAGAAAGAatggaaggaggagaaagagaggaagaaggTGAAGCATGAGAAAGTGAATGAAGGTAAACAGTGGAAGGGAGGAAAGGATCACGGAGAGAGGCATAAGGGAAAGGACGAATGGAAGGGAGAGAAGGAATGGAAGAAAGTGAAAGACGGCTATAAGGAAAGTGGCAAAGAGAAGTGGGAGAAGAAAGACTGGAAGGAGaaaggagagaagaaagaaTGGAAGAAGGAAAGTGAGTGGAAAGATAAAGGAAAGGGCGAGAGGAAGCACTTTGAGGGCGGCAAAAATCACGGCAAAGAAAGATCAGGGAAGGACGAGAGGAAGCAGTGGAACGAGCAGGAGTGGAGtagaaatggaaaacatgatAAGGAATGGAAGAGGAAGGACGAGAAAGAGGAAGAGTGGAAAAGAGGAAAGCAGAAGGAGAAGAAGCACAACGGAGACGGGAAGAAAGAAAAGTGGGAGAAGAGCGATAAATTTACAGGTCATCACGTCCACGGGGAAGATCACCTTTATGCCGATGGAAAGCAGCCTCACTCTCACCGTAAACCCTCCCTGGACCAGCCGGAGTACTGGCAGCAGCGGAAAGACCGCCTGCAGCGCAACCCCAAACCTCCGCAGCACTGCAGCTCCCTGGAAACCTGCGCTCAGGCCGAACGCCTGCGTCCCGTCGCTTTACCGGACTTCGAGGCCGTCCTCCAGACGTATCTCGCCAAGGCAGAGGAGGCCGGGGTGGACGAATCCAAGAGAGAGGAGCTGAGGAAGCTGGCGGCCGAGTTCTTCAAAGACGGCGTCTTTGTTCACGACCAGATGAGCTTTCAGGAGTTCGCCGAGGACGTCGgggacattttggaagacatggtGGAAGGCGACGAGGAGGACAGCGCCATAGAGGAGGAGATGGAAGCGTTCGAAAGAGAAGTCATGGAGACGTTTTCGATTCCAGGAGAGAAAGAGGAGCGAATCAAATCAGAGTGGAGGAAGGAGGGCGAACGAGGACGTGGCTGA
- the pbxip1b gene encoding pre-B-cell leukemia homeobox interacting protein 1b isoform X1, whose product MSGGSGANNSWTILSSEEPVAETLRPLAEGTEQNEENQTSTSGSGENNQPANAAEGPALLDDTVSEEKPAELSEASEPTAVTEAPISSALEASGSSVHEVGQTEGSSEGPAELSPDPDSSSESYTCVTSSPDEPPASLLSTETVGSAAFAPDEEKLNRDETLHRHLNGEELHLEGEESERQRSADLGKQADSPEDSEAGEKTGEEGEPEVRRRRSLLAALERVGRREEEEEDEDFQVPQREEDSGFSVNKCILGAVILLGLGTIFFSGVFMDLDEESDYGPADVKGAEVPGKQEWLNPEAPPPPVDADSSQLLNKLAEGSQQISVLQAQLQAQKEELKVAKGQAAEGAKERRHWEEVEKENSRLKTQMASLPVLQKENERMKKDLESVPALQKELETLRSTVTELKLSSAAEQAAHVKPTTSPPTGQLEDSRQAKKPWDDQKEKKKKVKYDMGEKKEWKEKSAWKGEDKKERKDGGKKEKREQGTFEKEGKHKRQNDEAKQWKKEKMSRGDEGKPWKNREGKKEWIGKGEKKEWKEEKERKKVKHEKVNEGKQWKGGKDHGERHKGKDEWKGEKEWKKVKDGYKESGKEKWEKKDWKEKGEKKEWKKESEWKDKGKGERKHFEGGKNHGKERSGKDERKQWNEQEWSRNGKHDKEWKRKDEKEEEWKRGKQKEKKHNGDGKKEKWEKSDKFTGHHVHGEDHLYADGKQPHSHRKPSLDQPEYWQQRKDRLQRNPKPPQHCSSLETCAQAERLRPVALPDFEAVLQTYLAKAEEAGVDESKREELRKLAAEFFKDGVFVHDQMSFQEFAEDVGDILEDMVEGDEEDSAIEEEMEAFEREVMETFSIPGEKEERIKSEWRKEGERGRG is encoded by the exons ATGTCTGGTGGCAGCGGCGCTAACAACAGCTGGACCATCCTCTCTTCTGAG GAACCTGTTGCTGAAACCCTGAGGCCTTTGGCAGAGGGGACGGAGCAGAATGAAGAAAACCAGACGTCTACATCAG GTTCTGGGGAGAACAACCAGCCTGCGAACGCTGCAGAAGGACCGGCCCTGCTGGACGACACA GTGTCAGAAGAAAAACCAGCAGAGCTAAGCGAGGCCTCCGAGCCCACAGCTGTCACCGAAGCCCCCATTTCTTCCGCTCTGGAGGCCTCTGGCAGCTCCGTCCATGAAGTCGGCCAGACGGAGGGCTCATCTGAGGGCCCGGCGGAGCTCAGCCCCGACCCCGATTCCTCCTCCGAATCCTACACCTGCGTCACCTCCTCCCCTGACGAGCCTCCAGCCTCGCTGCTGAGCACCGAGACCGTCGGGAGTGCGGCGTTCGCGCCGGACGAAGAGAAGCTCAATCGGGACGAGACGCTGCATCGTCACCTGAACGGGGAGGAGCTTCACCTGGAAGGGGAGGAGTCGGAGCGCCAGAGGTCGGCCGACTTGGGGAAACAGGCAG ACTCCCCTGAGGATTCGGAGGCGGGTGAGAAgacgggggaggagggggagccGGAGGTGAGGAGGAGAAGGTCTCTCCTGGCAGCGCTGGAGAGGGTcggaaggagagaggaggaggaggaagatgaagacttCCAGGTGCCACAGCGGGAGGAAGACAGCGGCTTCTCTGTGAACAAGTGCATCCTGGGAGCCGTGATCCTGTTGGGCCTCGGCACCATCTTCTTCTCAG GTGTTTTCATGGACCTGGATGAGG AAAGCGACTACGGCCCGGCGGATGTGAAAGGTGCAGAAGTACCAGGAAAACAG GAGTGGCTTAATCCAGAGGCCCCTCCGCCCCCAGTGGACGCCGACAGTTCGCAGCTTCTAAATAAGTTAGCAGAAGGGAGCCAGCAGATTTCGGTGTTACAGGCCCAGCTTCAG GCACAGAAAGAGGAGCTAAAAGTAGCCAAGGGACAGGCAGCAGAGGGAGCGAAGGAGCGTCGGCActgggaggaggtggagaaggaAAACAGTAGGTTGAAGACACAGATGGCCTCTCTCCCTGTCCTTCAGAAAGAGAACGAGAGGATGAAGAAAGATCTGGAGTCTGTGCCGGCCCTACAGAAAGAGCTAGAAACTCTGAGATCCACTGTGACTGAATTAAAACTCTCCTCAG cagctgagcaGGCAGCTCATGTGAAGCCCACTACATCACCCCCTACTGGTCAGTTAGAAGACAGCAGGCAAGCTAAGAAGCCATGGGACGaccagaaagagaagaagaagaaagtcaaATACGACATGGGCGAGAAGAAAGAGTGGAAAGAGAAATCTGCATGGAAGGGAGAAGATAAAAAGGAGCGGAAAGACGGCggtaaaaaggaaaaacgcgAGCAGGGAACGTTTGAGAAGGAAGGAAAGCATAAGAGGCAAAACGATGAAGCAAAACAGTGGAAGAAAGAGAAGATGAGCAGAGGGGACGAAGGAAAGCCTTGGAAGAATcgggaaggaaagaaagagtgGATAGGAAAGGGCGAGAAGAAAGAatggaaggaggagaaagagaggaagaaggTGAAGCATGAGAAAGTGAATGAAGGTAAACAGTGGAAGGGAGGAAAGGATCACGGAGAGAGGCATAAGGGAAAGGACGAATGGAAGGGAGAGAAGGAATGGAAGAAAGTGAAAGACGGCTATAAGGAAAGTGGCAAAGAGAAGTGGGAGAAGAAAGACTGGAAGGAGaaaggagagaagaaagaaTGGAAGAAGGAAAGTGAGTGGAAAGATAAAGGAAAGGGCGAGAGGAAGCACTTTGAGGGCGGCAAAAATCACGGCAAAGAAAGATCAGGGAAGGACGAGAGGAAGCAGTGGAACGAGCAGGAGTGGAGtagaaatggaaaacatgatAAGGAATGGAAGAGGAAGGACGAGAAAGAGGAAGAGTGGAAAAGAGGAAAGCAGAAGGAGAAGAAGCACAACGGAGACGGGAAGAAAGAAAAGTGGGAGAAGAGCGATAAATTTACAGGTCATCACGTCCACGGGGAAGATCACCTTTATGCCGATGGAAAGCAGCCTCACTCTCACCGTAAACCCTCCCTGGACCAGCCGGAGTACTGGCAGCAGCGGAAAGACCGCCTGCAGCGCAACCCCAAACCTCCGCAGCACTGCAGCTCCCTGGAAACCTGCGCTCAGGCCGAACGCCTGCGTCCCGTCGCTTTACCGGACTTCGAGGCCGTCCTCCAGACGTATCTCGCCAAGGCAGAGGAGGCCGGGGTGGACGAATCCAAGAGAGAGGAGCTGAGGAAGCTGGCGGCCGAGTTCTTCAAAGACGGCGTCTTTGTTCACGACCAGATGAGCTTTCAGGAGTTCGCCGAGGACGTCGgggacattttggaagacatggtGGAAGGCGACGAGGAGGACAGCGCCATAGAGGAGGAGATGGAAGCGTTCGAAAGAGAAGTCATGGAGACGTTTTCGATTCCAGGAGAGAAAGAGGAGCGAATCAAATCAGAGTGGAGGAAGGAGGGCGAACGAGGACGTGGCTGA
- the pbxip1b gene encoding pre-B-cell leukemia homeobox interacting protein 1b isoform X3: MSGGSGANNSWTILSSEEPVAETLRPLAEGTEQNEENQTSTSGSGENNQPANAAEGPALLDDTVSEEKPAELSEASEPTAVTEAPISSALEASGSSVHEVGQTEGSSEGPAELSPDPDSSSESYTCVTSSPDEPPASLLSTETVGSAAFAPDEEKLNRDETLHRHLNGEELHLEGEESERQRSADLGKQADSPEDSEAGEKTGEEGEPEVRRRRSLLAALERVGRREEEEEDEDFQVPQREEDSGFSVNKCILGAVILLGLGTIFFSESDYGPADVKGAEVPGKQEWLNPEAPPPPVDADSSQLLNKLAEGSQQISVLQAQLQAQKEELKVAKGQAAEGAKERRHWEEVEKENSRLKTQMASLPVLQKENERMKKDLESVPALQKELETLRSTVTELKLSSAAEQAAHVKPTTSPPTGQLEDSRQAKKPWDDQKEKKKKVKYDMGEKKEWKEKSAWKGEDKKERKDGGKKEKREQGTFEKEGKHKRQNDEAKQWKKEKMSRGDEGKPWKNREGKKEWIGKGEKKEWKEEKERKKVKHEKVNEGKQWKGGKDHGERHKGKDEWKGEKEWKKVKDGYKESGKEKWEKKDWKEKGEKKEWKKESEWKDKGKGERKHFEGGKNHGKERSGKDERKQWNEQEWSRNGKHDKEWKRKDEKEEEWKRGKQKEKKHNGDGKKEKWEKSDKFTGHHVHGEDHLYADGKQPHSHRKPSLDQPEYWQQRKDRLQRNPKPPQHCSSLETCAQAERLRPVALPDFEAVLQTYLAKAEEAGVDESKREELRKLAAEFFKDGVFVHDQMSFQEFAEDVGDILEDMVEGDEEDSAIEEEMEAFEREVMETFSIPGEKEERIKSEWRKEGERGRG; this comes from the exons ATGTCTGGTGGCAGCGGCGCTAACAACAGCTGGACCATCCTCTCTTCTGAG GAACCTGTTGCTGAAACCCTGAGGCCTTTGGCAGAGGGGACGGAGCAGAATGAAGAAAACCAGACGTCTACATCAG GTTCTGGGGAGAACAACCAGCCTGCGAACGCTGCAGAAGGACCGGCCCTGCTGGACGACACA GTGTCAGAAGAAAAACCAGCAGAGCTAAGCGAGGCCTCCGAGCCCACAGCTGTCACCGAAGCCCCCATTTCTTCCGCTCTGGAGGCCTCTGGCAGCTCCGTCCATGAAGTCGGCCAGACGGAGGGCTCATCTGAGGGCCCGGCGGAGCTCAGCCCCGACCCCGATTCCTCCTCCGAATCCTACACCTGCGTCACCTCCTCCCCTGACGAGCCTCCAGCCTCGCTGCTGAGCACCGAGACCGTCGGGAGTGCGGCGTTCGCGCCGGACGAAGAGAAGCTCAATCGGGACGAGACGCTGCATCGTCACCTGAACGGGGAGGAGCTTCACCTGGAAGGGGAGGAGTCGGAGCGCCAGAGGTCGGCCGACTTGGGGAAACAGGCAG ACTCCCCTGAGGATTCGGAGGCGGGTGAGAAgacgggggaggagggggagccGGAGGTGAGGAGGAGAAGGTCTCTCCTGGCAGCGCTGGAGAGGGTcggaaggagagaggaggaggaggaagatgaagacttCCAGGTGCCACAGCGGGAGGAAGACAGCGGCTTCTCTGTGAACAAGTGCATCCTGGGAGCCGTGATCCTGTTGGGCCTCGGCACCATCTTCTTCTCAG AAAGCGACTACGGCCCGGCGGATGTGAAAGGTGCAGAAGTACCAGGAAAACAG GAGTGGCTTAATCCAGAGGCCCCTCCGCCCCCAGTGGACGCCGACAGTTCGCAGCTTCTAAATAAGTTAGCAGAAGGGAGCCAGCAGATTTCGGTGTTACAGGCCCAGCTTCAG GCACAGAAAGAGGAGCTAAAAGTAGCCAAGGGACAGGCAGCAGAGGGAGCGAAGGAGCGTCGGCActgggaggaggtggagaaggaAAACAGTAGGTTGAAGACACAGATGGCCTCTCTCCCTGTCCTTCAGAAAGAGAACGAGAGGATGAAGAAAGATCTGGAGTCTGTGCCGGCCCTACAGAAAGAGCTAGAAACTCTGAGATCCACTGTGACTGAATTAAAACTCTCCTCAG cagctgagcaGGCAGCTCATGTGAAGCCCACTACATCACCCCCTACTGGTCAGTTAGAAGACAGCAGGCAAGCTAAGAAGCCATGGGACGaccagaaagagaagaagaagaaagtcaaATACGACATGGGCGAGAAGAAAGAGTGGAAAGAGAAATCTGCATGGAAGGGAGAAGATAAAAAGGAGCGGAAAGACGGCggtaaaaaggaaaaacgcgAGCAGGGAACGTTTGAGAAGGAAGGAAAGCATAAGAGGCAAAACGATGAAGCAAAACAGTGGAAGAAAGAGAAGATGAGCAGAGGGGACGAAGGAAAGCCTTGGAAGAATcgggaaggaaagaaagagtgGATAGGAAAGGGCGAGAAGAAAGAatggaaggaggagaaagagaggaagaaggTGAAGCATGAGAAAGTGAATGAAGGTAAACAGTGGAAGGGAGGAAAGGATCACGGAGAGAGGCATAAGGGAAAGGACGAATGGAAGGGAGAGAAGGAATGGAAGAAAGTGAAAGACGGCTATAAGGAAAGTGGCAAAGAGAAGTGGGAGAAGAAAGACTGGAAGGAGaaaggagagaagaaagaaTGGAAGAAGGAAAGTGAGTGGAAAGATAAAGGAAAGGGCGAGAGGAAGCACTTTGAGGGCGGCAAAAATCACGGCAAAGAAAGATCAGGGAAGGACGAGAGGAAGCAGTGGAACGAGCAGGAGTGGAGtagaaatggaaaacatgatAAGGAATGGAAGAGGAAGGACGAGAAAGAGGAAGAGTGGAAAAGAGGAAAGCAGAAGGAGAAGAAGCACAACGGAGACGGGAAGAAAGAAAAGTGGGAGAAGAGCGATAAATTTACAGGTCATCACGTCCACGGGGAAGATCACCTTTATGCCGATGGAAAGCAGCCTCACTCTCACCGTAAACCCTCCCTGGACCAGCCGGAGTACTGGCAGCAGCGGAAAGACCGCCTGCAGCGCAACCCCAAACCTCCGCAGCACTGCAGCTCCCTGGAAACCTGCGCTCAGGCCGAACGCCTGCGTCCCGTCGCTTTACCGGACTTCGAGGCCGTCCTCCAGACGTATCTCGCCAAGGCAGAGGAGGCCGGGGTGGACGAATCCAAGAGAGAGGAGCTGAGGAAGCTGGCGGCCGAGTTCTTCAAAGACGGCGTCTTTGTTCACGACCAGATGAGCTTTCAGGAGTTCGCCGAGGACGTCGgggacattttggaagacatggtGGAAGGCGACGAGGAGGACAGCGCCATAGAGGAGGAGATGGAAGCGTTCGAAAGAGAAGTCATGGAGACGTTTTCGATTCCAGGAGAGAAAGAGGAGCGAATCAAATCAGAGTGGAGGAAGGAGGGCGAACGAGGACGTGGCTGA
- the pbxip1b gene encoding pre-B-cell leukemia homeobox interacting protein 1b isoform X5 translates to MSGGSGANNSWTILSSEEPVAETLRPLAEGTEQNEENQTSTSGSGENNQPANAAEGPALLDDTVSEEKPAELSEASEPTAVTEAPISSALEASGSSVHEVGQTEGSSEGPAELSPDPDSSSESYTCVTSSPDEPPASLLSTETVGSAAFAPDEEKLNRDETLHRHLNGEELHLEGEESERQRSADLGKQADSPEDSEAGEKTGEEGEPEVRRRRSLLAALERVGRREEEEEDEDFQVPQREEDSGFSVNKCILGAVILLGLGTIFFSGVFMDLDEESDYGPADVKGAEVPGKQEWLNPEAPPPPVDADSSQLLNKLAEGSQQISVLQAQLQAQKEELKVAKGQAAEGAKERRHWEEVEKENTEQAAHVKPTTSPPTGQLEDSRQAKKPWDDQKEKKKKVKYDMGEKKEWKEKSAWKGEDKKERKDGGKKEKREQGTFEKEGKHKRQNDEAKQWKKEKMSRGDEGKPWKNREGKKEWIGKGEKKEWKEEKERKKVKHEKVNEGKQWKGGKDHGERHKGKDEWKGEKEWKKVKDGYKESGKEKWEKKDWKEKGEKKEWKKESEWKDKGKGERKHFEGGKNHGKERSGKDERKQWNEQEWSRNGKHDKEWKRKDEKEEEWKRGKQKEKKHNGDGKKEKWEKSDKFTGHHVHGEDHLYADGKQPHSHRKPSLDQPEYWQQRKDRLQRNPKPPQHCSSLETCAQAERLRPVALPDFEAVLQTYLAKAEEAGVDESKREELRKLAAEFFKDGVFVHDQMSFQEFAEDVGDILEDMVEGDEEDSAIEEEMEAFEREVMETFSIPGEKEERIKSEWRKEGERGRG, encoded by the exons ATGTCTGGTGGCAGCGGCGCTAACAACAGCTGGACCATCCTCTCTTCTGAG GAACCTGTTGCTGAAACCCTGAGGCCTTTGGCAGAGGGGACGGAGCAGAATGAAGAAAACCAGACGTCTACATCAG GTTCTGGGGAGAACAACCAGCCTGCGAACGCTGCAGAAGGACCGGCCCTGCTGGACGACACA GTGTCAGAAGAAAAACCAGCAGAGCTAAGCGAGGCCTCCGAGCCCACAGCTGTCACCGAAGCCCCCATTTCTTCCGCTCTGGAGGCCTCTGGCAGCTCCGTCCATGAAGTCGGCCAGACGGAGGGCTCATCTGAGGGCCCGGCGGAGCTCAGCCCCGACCCCGATTCCTCCTCCGAATCCTACACCTGCGTCACCTCCTCCCCTGACGAGCCTCCAGCCTCGCTGCTGAGCACCGAGACCGTCGGGAGTGCGGCGTTCGCGCCGGACGAAGAGAAGCTCAATCGGGACGAGACGCTGCATCGTCACCTGAACGGGGAGGAGCTTCACCTGGAAGGGGAGGAGTCGGAGCGCCAGAGGTCGGCCGACTTGGGGAAACAGGCAG ACTCCCCTGAGGATTCGGAGGCGGGTGAGAAgacgggggaggagggggagccGGAGGTGAGGAGGAGAAGGTCTCTCCTGGCAGCGCTGGAGAGGGTcggaaggagagaggaggaggaggaagatgaagacttCCAGGTGCCACAGCGGGAGGAAGACAGCGGCTTCTCTGTGAACAAGTGCATCCTGGGAGCCGTGATCCTGTTGGGCCTCGGCACCATCTTCTTCTCAG GTGTTTTCATGGACCTGGATGAGG AAAGCGACTACGGCCCGGCGGATGTGAAAGGTGCAGAAGTACCAGGAAAACAG GAGTGGCTTAATCCAGAGGCCCCTCCGCCCCCAGTGGACGCCGACAGTTCGCAGCTTCTAAATAAGTTAGCAGAAGGGAGCCAGCAGATTTCGGTGTTACAGGCCCAGCTTCAG GCACAGAAAGAGGAGCTAAAAGTAGCCAAGGGACAGGCAGCAGAGGGAGCGAAGGAGCGTCGGCActgggaggaggtggagaaggaAAACA ctgagcaGGCAGCTCATGTGAAGCCCACTACATCACCCCCTACTGGTCAGTTAGAAGACAGCAGGCAAGCTAAGAAGCCATGGGACGaccagaaagagaagaagaagaaagtcaaATACGACATGGGCGAGAAGAAAGAGTGGAAAGAGAAATCTGCATGGAAGGGAGAAGATAAAAAGGAGCGGAAAGACGGCggtaaaaaggaaaaacgcgAGCAGGGAACGTTTGAGAAGGAAGGAAAGCATAAGAGGCAAAACGATGAAGCAAAACAGTGGAAGAAAGAGAAGATGAGCAGAGGGGACGAAGGAAAGCCTTGGAAGAATcgggaaggaaagaaagagtgGATAGGAAAGGGCGAGAAGAAAGAatggaaggaggagaaagagaggaagaaggTGAAGCATGAGAAAGTGAATGAAGGTAAACAGTGGAAGGGAGGAAAGGATCACGGAGAGAGGCATAAGGGAAAGGACGAATGGAAGGGAGAGAAGGAATGGAAGAAAGTGAAAGACGGCTATAAGGAAAGTGGCAAAGAGAAGTGGGAGAAGAAAGACTGGAAGGAGaaaggagagaagaaagaaTGGAAGAAGGAAAGTGAGTGGAAAGATAAAGGAAAGGGCGAGAGGAAGCACTTTGAGGGCGGCAAAAATCACGGCAAAGAAAGATCAGGGAAGGACGAGAGGAAGCAGTGGAACGAGCAGGAGTGGAGtagaaatggaaaacatgatAAGGAATGGAAGAGGAAGGACGAGAAAGAGGAAGAGTGGAAAAGAGGAAAGCAGAAGGAGAAGAAGCACAACGGAGACGGGAAGAAAGAAAAGTGGGAGAAGAGCGATAAATTTACAGGTCATCACGTCCACGGGGAAGATCACCTTTATGCCGATGGAAAGCAGCCTCACTCTCACCGTAAACCCTCCCTGGACCAGCCGGAGTACTGGCAGCAGCGGAAAGACCGCCTGCAGCGCAACCCCAAACCTCCGCAGCACTGCAGCTCCCTGGAAACCTGCGCTCAGGCCGAACGCCTGCGTCCCGTCGCTTTACCGGACTTCGAGGCCGTCCTCCAGACGTATCTCGCCAAGGCAGAGGAGGCCGGGGTGGACGAATCCAAGAGAGAGGAGCTGAGGAAGCTGGCGGCCGAGTTCTTCAAAGACGGCGTCTTTGTTCACGACCAGATGAGCTTTCAGGAGTTCGCCGAGGACGTCGgggacattttggaagacatggtGGAAGGCGACGAGGAGGACAGCGCCATAGAGGAGGAGATGGAAGCGTTCGAAAGAGAAGTCATGGAGACGTTTTCGATTCCAGGAGAGAAAGAGGAGCGAATCAAATCAGAGTGGAGGAAGGAGGGCGAACGAGGACGTGGCTGA